In Vagococcus luciliae, one genomic interval encodes:
- a CDS encoding helix-turn-helix domain-containing protein: protein MIVFHLDKLLKEHDLTINSLTNILNEKYPKDKNVSRKTITAIANNSAKNIQLSTLEQLTDYFKIPLDKLMTLTTNNLKYIFRLIYPNSLFNVKTMIGTKDKETLLPQMYLEIFEDNKLIESFVFHIIVTSSEDESHKIIDSISFLPVLSTPHEYKNNFEEFEEKLNNNQTEVYSAFYELLNNYLSKLTIFDIEDIFKLFIESILTNLKSFFADSLTISSTLYFDITNFLIVPLLVDEKDSKITVDFSIAKHIQEFGTPHYKNLSEQKKVYVETEIKTD from the coding sequence ATGATTGTTTTTCATTTAGATAAATTACTGAAAGAACACGATTTAACAATTAACTCTTTAACAAATATTTTAAACGAAAAATATCCTAAAGATAAAAATGTTTCCAGAAAAACTATTACTGCTATCGCAAATAATTCTGCTAAAAATATACAGTTATCAACTTTGGAACAACTAACAGACTATTTCAAAATACCATTAGATAAATTAATGACTCTAACCACTAACAATCTAAAATATATATTTAGATTGATATATCCAAACAGTCTCTTTAATGTTAAAACTATGATTGGAACTAAAGATAAAGAAACATTACTCCCGCAAATGTATTTAGAGATTTTTGAGGATAATAAATTGATAGAGTCTTTTGTATTCCACATAATAGTTACGTCTAGTGAGGACGAATCACATAAAATTATTGATAGCATTTCTTTTCTTCCAGTACTATCTACACCGCATGAGTACAAAAATAATTTTGAAGAATTTGAAGAAAAGCTTAACAATAATCAAACTGAAGTTTACAGTGCGTTTTATGAGTTATTAAATAATTATCTTTCTAAGTTAACAATATTTGATATTGAAGATATCTTTAAATTATTTATTGAAAGTATACTAACAAATCTTAAATCTTTTTTCGCTGATAGTTTAACTATTTCATCAACCTTGTATTTTGACATTACAAATTTTTTGATAGTTCCCTTATTAGTCGATGAGAAAGACTCAAAAATCACAGTAGATTTTTCAATTGCTAAACATATACAAGAGTTTGGTACTCCACATTATAAAAATTTATCTGAGCAAAAAAAAGTATATGTAGAAACAGAAATTAAAACTGACTAA
- a CDS encoding phage terminase small subunit P27 family, protein MTKPVKLFEGTKAHLSNEEKAQREDAKKELFEHEELVSTPPDWLPPSAKSEFLRIVPVMKKDLPLSETDFGLLISYCLAFSRIKTAEGEIRKFGTFITNENTGQKQPNPAVKVQSQAMKDLKASSSALGMTLESRAKLALNKAKNEKPSDPFEVLLNG, encoded by the coding sequence ATGACGAAACCAGTTAAATTGTTTGAAGGGACTAAAGCACACTTATCAAACGAAGAAAAAGCACAGCGTGAGGACGCTAAGAAAGAATTATTTGAACATGAAGAATTAGTTAGTACGCCCCCCGATTGGTTGCCACCTTCTGCAAAAAGTGAGTTTCTTCGGATAGTACCAGTTATGAAAAAAGATTTGCCTTTATCTGAAACTGATTTTGGCTTATTAATTTCTTATTGTTTAGCATTTTCAAGAATTAAGACAGCTGAAGGTGAGATACGTAAATTCGGCACGTTTATCACGAACGAAAACACAGGACAAAAACAGCCTAATCCAGCGGTTAAAGTACAGTCACAAGCTATGAAAGACTTAAAGGCTTCTTCTAGTGCCTTAGGTATGACATTAGAATCTAGGGCAAAACTTGCTTTAAACAAAGCGAAGAATGAAAAGCCGAGTGATCCATTTGAGGTTTTATTGAATGGTTAA
- the dhaM gene encoding dihydroxyacetone kinase phosphoryl donor subunit DhaM, which produces MSLGIVLVSHVSEITTGITRLIREVAKDVSITTAGGLEDNGIGTSFETIMSAFEANEADTILAFYDLGSAKMNLELAMDMTDKNVILYDTALVESSYTAAALIQAGADLKTIEEQLSELKVK; this is translated from the coding sequence ATGAGTTTAGGAATTGTATTAGTCTCACATGTATCAGAAATTACAACAGGTATTACACGTTTAATCAGAGAAGTAGCGAAAGACGTTTCAATCACAACAGCTGGCGGTTTGGAAGACAATGGTATTGGAACAAGTTTTGAAACGATTATGTCAGCGTTTGAAGCAAATGAAGCAGACACTATTCTAGCCTTTTATGATCTAGGAAGTGCCAAAATGAATTTAGAATTAGCAATGGACATGACAGATAAAAATGTCATTTTATATGATACAGCATTAGTGGAAAGTAGTTATACAGCGGCCGCGTTAATACAAGCTGGTGCTGATTTAAAAACCATTGAAGAACAATTAAGCGAATTAAAGGTAAAATAA
- a CDS encoding site-specific integrase, which produces MATQIKKYTKKDGTTAYMFKKYLGIDPITGKQRETTRRGFKSVKEAKLALSRLEVEIAENGLKQNKPIRTYSELCDDWFNLIYKKRVKESTFWNTKTIFDTHIIPILGHLKVNKITVQMCQQYANDWSDSSPKRYKRLINYAGMIFKYAVSIGELKDNPMDNIIIPTIEVEEKKANFLSKEELVFFLEQLKQNWDYKRFAFFFLLSHTGMRKGEALAIQWRDIDLSNKTLTINKTLAVGKNGSLLVQTPKTKTSIRTIGLDDNTIEVLKQWKKFQAKELSLLQFIPSVDQLVFSKSDTNTLLDPGAPRNWLDTFYRKFPTFKRITVHQLRHTHASLLFMAKADMKQVQSRLGHSSLSTTYSVYTHLSEEIEKDTANLFADFMTDKNNLGQSLGQKKYPLD; this is translated from the coding sequence ATGGCAACACAAATAAAAAAATATACAAAAAAAGATGGAACAACTGCTTATATGTTTAAAAAATATCTTGGCATTGATCCAATTACTGGAAAACAAAGAGAAACCACTCGTAGAGGTTTCAAAAGCGTTAAAGAAGCAAAATTAGCTTTGTCACGGTTAGAAGTTGAAATTGCGGAAAATGGATTAAAACAAAATAAACCAATCAGAACATATTCAGAACTATGCGATGATTGGTTTAATCTTATTTATAAAAAACGAGTTAAAGAAAGTACATTCTGGAACACTAAAACAATTTTTGATACTCATATAATACCTATATTAGGTCATTTAAAAGTAAATAAAATCACTGTCCAAATGTGTCAACAGTATGCAAATGATTGGTCCGATAGTAGTCCAAAAAGATATAAAAGGTTGATTAATTATGCTGGGATGATTTTTAAATATGCGGTTTCTATTGGTGAATTAAAAGATAATCCTATGGATAATATTATTATCCCGACTATTGAAGTGGAAGAAAAAAAAGCAAATTTTTTATCTAAAGAAGAATTAGTTTTCTTTTTAGAACAACTCAAACAAAATTGGGATTATAAAAGATTCGCATTTTTCTTTTTACTTTCTCATACTGGAATGAGAAAAGGCGAAGCTCTTGCTATTCAGTGGCGTGATATTGATTTAAGCAATAAAACTTTAACTATTAACAAGACTTTAGCTGTGGGAAAAAATGGCAGTCTATTAGTGCAGACACCAAAAACTAAAACAAGTATCAGAACAATAGGCTTAGATGATAATACGATTGAAGTTTTAAAACAATGGAAGAAATTTCAAGCTAAGGAATTATCATTATTGCAGTTTATACCTTCAGTGGACCAATTAGTTTTTAGTAAGTCCGATACCAACACATTGTTAGACCCTGGAGCACCTAGAAACTGGTTAGATACTTTTTATAGGAAGTTTCCTACGTTCAAAAGGATAACCGTCCATCAACTAAGACATACACATGCTTCGCTTTTATTTATGGCTAAGGCTGACATGAAGCAAGTACAATCAAGGCTAGGGCATTCCAGCCTATCCACAACGTATTCAGTTTATACACACTTATCAGAAGAAATTGAAAAAGACACCGCAAATCTATTTGCTGATTTTATGACTGATAAAAATAATCTGGGTCAAAGTCTTGGTCAAAAAAAATACCCACTCGATTGA
- the infC gene encoding translation initiation factor IF-3 has product MTIAKDNMVNDGIRARELRLIAVDGEQLGVKSKVEALRIAQEANLDLVLVSPNAKPPVAKIMDYGKFRFEQQKKEREARKKQKVINVKEVRLSPTIDVNDFNTKLRNARKFLEKGDKVKASIRFKGRAITHKEIGQNVLNRLAEETNDISVVEQKAKMDGRSMFIMLAPKTDK; this is encoded by the coding sequence ATGACCATAGCAAAAGATAATATGGTGAATGACGGCATTCGTGCAAGAGAACTACGTTTAATTGCAGTAGACGGAGAACAGCTAGGTGTTAAATCTAAAGTAGAAGCTTTAAGAATTGCTCAAGAAGCAAATCTTGATCTTGTTTTAGTATCACCAAACGCTAAACCACCAGTTGCAAAAATCATGGATTATGGAAAATTCCGTTTTGAGCAACAGAAAAAGGAACGCGAAGCCCGTAAAAAACAAAAAGTCATTAATGTAAAAGAGGTTCGTTTGAGCCCAACAATCGATGTCAATGATTTTAATACCAAATTGCGTAATGCGCGTAAATTCCTTGAAAAAGGTGATAAAGTGAAAGCTTCTATCCGATTTAAAGGTCGTGCGATTACCCATAAAGAAATTGGTCAGAACGTCTTAAATCGCTTAGCAGAAGAAACAAATGATATCTCAGTTGTTGAGCAAAAAGCGAAAATGGATGGTAGAAGTATGTTTATCATGCTTGCACCAAAAACAGATAAGTAG
- the rplT gene encoding 50S ribosomal protein L20 → MARVKGGTVTRQRRKKVLKLAKGYYGSKHTLYKTAKEQVMTSYTYAFRDRRQTKRNFRKLWIARINAAARMNGLSYSKFMHGLKLANIDMNRKMLADIAIHDAEAFTTLADQAKAALAK, encoded by the coding sequence ATGGCACGTGTAAAAGGTGGAACAGTAACTCGCCAACGTCGTAAAAAAGTGCTTAAGTTAGCTAAAGGCTACTATGGCTCAAAACATACATTATATAAAACAGCAAAAGAACAAGTGATGACTTCTTATACATACGCATTTAGAGATCGTCGTCAAACAAAACGTAACTTCCGTAAATTATGGATTGCTCGTATTAACGCAGCAGCTCGTATGAATGGTTTAAGTTATTCTAAATTTATGCATGGTTTAAAATTAGCAAACATTGATATGAACCGTAAAATGTTAGCTGATATCGCTATTCATGATGCAGAAGCATTTACAACATTAGCGGACCAAGCAAAAGCTGCTTTAGCTAAATAA
- a CDS encoding pentapeptide repeat-containing protein gives MFDACDFSNTEWINSSFHRVIFKNCHLTGINFADSYLNHCQFINCTMPYISFNFSKICLTHFFLVIYYHLNFLILIGNNLN, from the coding sequence ATTTTTGACGCTTGCGACTTTTCAAATACCGAATGGATCAACAGCTCCTTCCATCGTGTTATATTTAAAAATTGTCATCTAACTGGTATCAATTTTGCAGATTCCTACCTTAACCATTGCCAATTTATCAACTGTACTATGCCCTATATATCATTTAATTTTTCTAAAATATGCCTGACACATTTTTTTCTTGTGATCTACTATCATCTGAATTTTCTGATACTGATTGGAAACAACTTGAACTAA
- the rpmI gene encoding 50S ribosomal protein L35, with the protein MPKMKTHRGLAKRVKRTGGGGLKRHRAFTSHRFHGKTKKQRRQLRRPAMVSKGDYKRIRQQLTRMK; encoded by the coding sequence ATGCCAAAAATGAAAACACACCGTGGATTAGCAAAACGTGTAAAACGTACTGGTGGTGGAGGTCTTAAAAGACATCGCGCATTTACTAGTCACCGTTTCCATGGAAAAACTAAAAAACAACGTCGTCAATTACGTCGTCCAGCAATGGTATCAAAAGGCGATTACAAACGTATTCGTCAACAATTGACTCGCATGAAATAA
- the dhaQ gene encoding DhaKLM operon coactivator DhaQ, which yields MTRIINKPKDTVSQVLNGVAYIQQDILQRVPKTGILLRTDKPSNKVSVISGGGSGHEPAHFGYIGENMLDASVSGPLFIPPTAEEVFEAIQKTDQGLGVLLIIKNFEADVTNFLKAKEMAVKAGHKVGHVIVNDDCSVETGSFEKRRRGVAGTVFVHKILGAAASEGKSVVELVKLGETVIQSMNSLGVAVSSGTSLTGDKFNFDLEKDMISFGIGIHGEEGYRSEPFYSSEHLANELINKLLVQYEDYTNKQFAILINGLGTTTIMEQYVFSNDVRRLLDLEDVEIVFAKTGNYMTSTDMAGISLTFLEIVDDKWLDYLKMTTNAFAW from the coding sequence ATGACACGAATTATTAATAAACCCAAAGATACTGTTTCACAAGTTTTAAATGGTGTGGCATACATTCAACAAGATATCTTACAAAGAGTTCCTAAGACGGGTATATTATTACGTACAGATAAACCCTCAAATAAAGTGTCGGTAATTAGTGGTGGTGGAAGTGGACACGAGCCAGCTCATTTTGGCTATATTGGAGAAAATATGTTAGATGCTTCAGTGAGTGGTCCTTTATTTATTCCACCAACAGCTGAAGAAGTATTTGAAGCTATTCAAAAAACAGATCAAGGGTTAGGCGTTTTGCTGATTATTAAAAACTTTGAAGCTGATGTAACCAATTTTTTGAAAGCAAAAGAGATGGCAGTGAAAGCAGGTCATAAAGTAGGTCATGTTATTGTTAACGATGATTGCTCTGTTGAAACAGGTAGTTTCGAAAAAAGACGACGTGGTGTCGCAGGGACTGTGTTTGTTCATAAAATTCTTGGAGCAGCGGCAAGTGAAGGGAAAAGTGTTGTCGAGTTAGTTAAGTTAGGAGAAACAGTTATTCAATCGATGAATAGCTTAGGTGTTGCCGTATCCAGTGGAACAAGTTTAACAGGAGATAAATTCAATTTTGATTTGGAAAAGGATATGATTTCTTTTGGAATCGGAATTCACGGAGAAGAGGGGTATCGAAGTGAACCATTCTATTCATCAGAACATTTAGCTAACGAATTAATCAACAAGTTACTTGTTCAGTATGAAGATTATACAAATAAACAATTCGCTATATTAATTAACGGATTAGGTACGACAACGATTATGGAGCAATATGTCTTCTCAAATGATGTGAGACGATTACTTGATTTGGAAGATGTCGAGATTGTATTTGCCAAGACAGGTAATTATATGACATCAACAGATATGGCCGGTATATCTTTAACTTTTTTAGAAATAGTTGATGATAAATGGTTAGATTATTTAAAAATGACCACAAATGCTTTTGCTTGGTAA
- a CDS encoding bifunctional DNA primase/polymerase has product MVNNYDRAIELQKQGYSIYPLSPGTKIPLQGSNGWNDATNDLDQISNWWEEDSSRNVGLMLKDHHFIVIDLDRHDKGMDGVENCKKLWSKYDMFPPTYVEATPGNGIHFFFKLPDGVEISQETGAFKELFGVDEAGNGRSGIDVITYGIPIAPSIMTNGTKYISLDGKTLNDTAMAPGWLIDLLQGGKPIKVENYRPVSKTNTAMKLDLITSGAGEGGRNDHLTSLCGWLLWHGVDNETLVELIYTANAYNSPPLDDKEVNKIIKSMIKKDVRGKVHGS; this is encoded by the coding sequence GTGGTAAATAATTACGATAGAGCTATCGAATTACAAAAACAAGGATATTCCATTTACCCACTTAGTCCAGGTACTAAGATACCGCTTCAAGGTTCTAATGGATGGAATGACGCAACAAACGATTTAGACCAAATTTCTAATTGGTGGGAAGAAGATTCATCAAGGAATGTGGGACTAATGTTAAAAGACCATCATTTTATCGTGATTGATTTAGATCGTCATGATAAAGGAATGGATGGAGTTGAAAATTGTAAGAAACTTTGGAGTAAATACGATATGTTCCCACCGACTTATGTCGAAGCCACCCCAGGGAATGGTATTCACTTCTTTTTTAAATTGCCTGATGGTGTGGAAATTAGTCAAGAAACAGGAGCATTTAAAGAATTATTTGGGGTAGATGAAGCAGGCAACGGACGAAGTGGGATAGATGTTATTACTTATGGTATTCCTATTGCTCCATCAATTATGACTAATGGAACAAAGTATATTTCTTTAGATGGTAAGACTTTAAATGATACTGCAATGGCTCCAGGTTGGTTAATTGACTTGTTACAGGGTGGAAAGCCTATAAAAGTAGAAAATTATCGACCAGTATCTAAAACAAATACAGCTATGAAATTAGATTTGATTACAAGTGGAGCAGGCGAAGGAGGACGGAACGATCACTTAACTTCTTTATGTGGTTGGTTACTATGGCACGGTGTCGATAATGAAACATTGGTTGAGTTGATTTATACGGCCAATGCTTATAATAGTCCTCCACTTGATGATAAGGAAGTGAATAAAATAATTAAAAGTATGATTAAAAAGGATGTTAGGGGGAAAGTACATGGCTCATAA
- a CDS encoding DNA-binding protein, protein MQVFLSEEQTNALRSYIYEITKESIEEAKRNAGLDQDILKQKHCADAFNVSVNTFKSWIAQGAPEIRLDSGMALYSKSAITQWLLEHQK, encoded by the coding sequence ATGCAAGTATTTTTATCAGAAGAACAAACAAACGCTTTAAGAAGTTACATTTACGAAATAACTAAAGAAAGTATTGAGGAAGCAAAACGTAATGCTGGACTAGATCAAGATATTTTGAAACAAAAACATTGTGCAGACGCATTTAACGTAAGTGTAAACACTTTTAAAAGTTGGATTGCTCAAGGGGCACCAGAAATAAGATTAGATTCTGGAATGGCTCTATATAGTAAATCGGCAATAACACAGTGGCTTTTAGAACACCAAAAATAA
- a CDS encoding glycerol dehydrogenase — MRKAFISPSKYVQGEDELLNLGYYVKTFGKTALLIAHQDDINRVQEKLDKTAEKFGITFIPSHFNGECSRGEVARLQAFAKENEADCVIGLGGGKAIDTSKCVAEGDNLIIVPTIAATDAPTSHSAVLYTEDGEFDDYAYFKQSPSVVMVDTTIIANAPTRFLVSGMGDALSTLFEARATANSFSNVNAGLPNGYVTKETAPAKNTIAAYTLAKVCYETLLENGYSAKIACDNNVVTPALENIVETNILLSGLGFESSGLAAVHAIHDGLTALEGTHSYFHGEKVAFSVICQLVLENASQKELHEVLDFSLSIGLPVCLEDIGVESITFEEAMEVAKKACIPEESIHSMPFPIVEEEVAAAIIAADKIGRDYKAKHK, encoded by the coding sequence ATGAGAAAAGCATTTATTAGTCCATCAAAATATGTACAAGGCGAAGATGAATTACTGAACTTAGGTTATTATGTTAAAACATTTGGAAAAACAGCTCTTTTAATCGCACATCAAGACGACATTAATCGTGTGCAAGAAAAATTAGACAAAACAGCAGAAAAATTTGGTATTACGTTTATTCCAAGTCATTTCAACGGTGAATGTTCACGTGGAGAAGTAGCGAGATTACAGGCGTTTGCTAAAGAAAACGAAGCAGACTGCGTGATTGGTCTAGGCGGTGGAAAAGCCATTGATACCTCAAAATGTGTGGCTGAAGGAGATAACTTAATTATAGTGCCAACTATTGCTGCAACCGACGCTCCAACAAGTCATTCAGCTGTTTTATACACTGAAGATGGTGAGTTTGATGATTATGCTTACTTTAAACAAAGTCCAAGTGTGGTAATGGTTGATACAACTATTATTGCAAACGCACCTACAAGATTTTTAGTATCAGGTATGGGAGATGCGTTATCTACATTATTTGAAGCTCGTGCAACAGCGAATTCATTTTCAAATGTTAATGCCGGCTTACCAAATGGTTATGTGACAAAAGAAACAGCACCTGCTAAAAATACGATTGCAGCTTACACATTAGCTAAAGTGTGTTACGAAACATTACTTGAAAATGGCTATAGTGCCAAAATAGCATGTGATAACAATGTGGTAACTCCAGCGTTAGAAAACATTGTTGAGACAAATATTTTATTATCTGGTTTAGGGTTTGAAAGTAGCGGTTTAGCTGCTGTTCACGCGATCCATGACGGACTAACAGCATTAGAAGGAACTCATTCATACTTCCATGGTGAAAAAGTTGCCTTTAGTGTGATTTGTCAATTAGTCTTAGAAAATGCTTCACAAAAAGAATTACATGAAGTACTTGATTTTAGTTTATCAATTGGCTTACCAGTTTGTTTAGAAGACATTGGGGTAGAGAGTATTACATTCGAGGAAGCAATGGAAGTGGCTAAAAAGGCTTGTATTCCCGAAGAATCAATTCATTCTATGCCTTTCCCTATTGTTGAGGAAGAAGTTGCGGCTGCTATTATTGCAGCAGATAAAATTGGTCGTGACTACAAGGCAAAACACAAATAA
- the dhaL gene encoding dihydroxyacetone kinase subunit DhaL, protein METKQVINWLQLFTDKVGENKAYLSDLDTPIGDGDHGANMARGTSEMMKSIEEKNPQTPTEVFKLAAMTLISKVGGASGPLYGSAFMGMTKASMQSDDLVSILEGGMSEIQKRGKSEPGEKTMLDTWSRVIESLKDGSLTEEKVKEISEETKEMKATKGRASYLGERSIGHIDPGAMSSSYLFETMIEAGVK, encoded by the coding sequence ATGGAAACAAAACAAGTGATAAATTGGTTACAATTATTTACAGATAAAGTTGGCGAAAATAAAGCATATTTAAGTGATTTAGATACACCAATTGGTGATGGAGATCATGGTGCAAACATGGCACGTGGGACAAGCGAAATGATGAAATCTATCGAAGAAAAAAATCCTCAAACACCAACAGAAGTGTTTAAATTAGCAGCCATGACATTAATTAGTAAAGTTGGTGGAGCATCTGGTCCGTTATATGGTTCAGCTTTTATGGGAATGACAAAAGCTTCAATGCAATCGGATGATTTAGTGTCAATTTTAGAAGGCGGTATGAGTGAGATTCAAAAACGTGGAAAAAGTGAGCCAGGAGAAAAAACAATGCTTGATACTTGGTCACGTGTCATTGAATCCCTCAAAGACGGTTCTTTAACAGAAGAAAAAGTGAAAGAAATTTCTGAAGAAACAAAAGAGATGAAAGCAACAAAAGGACGTGCCTCTTATTTAGGTGAACGTTCAATTGGACACATTGATCCAGGTGCTATGTCAAGTAGTTATCTATTTGAAACTATGATAGAAGCAGGAGTGAAGTAA
- a CDS encoding cold-shock protein yields MANGTVKWFNAEKGFGFITQEGGEDVFAHFSAIQGEGFKTLEEGQEVTFDVEEGQRGLQATNIVKA; encoded by the coding sequence ATGGCAAACGGAACTGTAAAATGGTTTAACGCTGAAAAAGGTTTTGGTTTTATCACTCAAGAAGGTGGAGAAGATGTATTTGCACATTTCTCAGCTATCCAAGGTGAAGGATTCAAAACTTTAGAAGAAGGTCAAGAAGTGACTTTTGATGTTGAAGAAGGTCAACGTGGACTTCAAGCAACTAACATCGTTAAAGCTTAA
- a CDS encoding HNH endonuclease signature motif containing protein, with the protein MKPKKQCNHASCTKLVDYDIRYCEKHEKVHSTNQYKDRMLKDEKYIKFYQSRQWRKASLLYRYKNPICEKCERSGKIVKADVVDHIIEIKDDFSKRLDESNFQSLCHACHNTKTNEVRLYRANNPSNHGG; encoded by the coding sequence ATGAAACCAAAGAAACAATGTAATCATGCTTCTTGTACTAAGTTAGTTGATTATGATATTAGGTATTGTGAGAAACATGAGAAAGTTCATTCAACTAATCAATACAAAGATAGAATGTTAAAAGATGAAAAGTATATAAAGTTTTACCAATCAAGACAATGGAGAAAAGCTTCATTACTTTATAGATATAAAAATCCAATTTGTGAGAAATGTGAACGAAGTGGAAAGATAGTAAAAGCTGATGTTGTGGATCATATCATAGAAATTAAAGACGATTTTAGTAAACGACTAGACGAATCGAACTTTCAAAGCCTATGTCATGCCTGCCATAACACAAAGACCAATGAAGTGAGGCTATATCGTGCCAATAACCCATCAAATCATGGGGGTTGA
- a CDS encoding virulence-associated E family protein: MAHKNKLHEALDFPESEKRSEKIIELKAWMSELRYNKDDNIKQSSIVNAELIISNDSNLKGTIGYNEFSGHIHLLKNSPWINREAGQWEDSFESALQSYIEKHYNVVFDGTKLHNAVVNVARRNVFNPVKQRIEKQEWDNTSRVETFFIDLLGVDDNLYTREVTKRWIVGSVARIYKPGIKFELVPILSGKQGIGKSTAPSLLYTDDYFSDTLESLGENKDDYLQLRNNVILELGELASLGKTKITKAKNFISGRYDDIRLPYERNTVKWARHCVFIGTTNDGEYLKDLTGERRFYPLPCRNKPKLNVFKMADDYFLQVLAEAKVLFEQGQRIYFDKGHDEDIEILEIATKYQEEAKVEDPVRDLIIKYLDMEVPADWDEARTWNKRQYYKNYPKGIDDDILKHFAMRDRLIYLESVLTADILEVVFEKDSEDMLKIGSGSEAKKISLIIENIDGWEKKQLTNRNRRRGFYNKNHANKNINK; the protein is encoded by the coding sequence ATGGCTCATAAAAATAAATTACATGAAGCGTTGGACTTCCCGGAATCGGAAAAACGTTCTGAAAAAATCATTGAGTTAAAAGCCTGGATGTCTGAACTACGTTATAACAAAGACGATAATATAAAACAATCAAGTATTGTCAATGCGGAGTTAATTATATCTAACGATAGTAATCTAAAAGGAACTATTGGATATAACGAGTTTAGCGGACATATTCATTTATTGAAAAATTCTCCCTGGATAAATCGAGAAGCAGGACAATGGGAAGATAGTTTTGAATCCGCCTTACAGTCTTATATAGAAAAACACTACAATGTTGTTTTTGATGGTACAAAGCTCCACAATGCCGTTGTAAACGTGGCTAGACGTAATGTATTCAATCCAGTTAAGCAACGTATAGAAAAGCAAGAATGGGATAATACATCTAGGGTTGAAACGTTTTTTATAGATTTATTAGGGGTAGATGATAACTTATATACTCGTGAAGTCACAAAACGTTGGATAGTCGGGTCAGTTGCTAGGATATATAAGCCAGGTATTAAGTTTGAGTTAGTTCCTATCTTGTCGGGGAAACAAGGTATAGGGAAATCAACGGCACCTAGTCTATTATATACGGATGATTATTTTAGTGACACGCTAGAATCATTAGGGGAAAACAAAGACGACTATTTACAACTAAGAAATAATGTCATTTTGGAATTGGGTGAACTTGCTTCATTAGGTAAAACAAAAATCACAAAAGCTAAAAACTTTATTAGTGGACGGTATGATGATATTCGCTTACCGTATGAAAGAAATACAGTAAAGTGGGCTAGACATTGTGTGTTTATCGGAACCACTAATGATGGTGAGTATCTGAAAGATTTAACAGGGGAAAGACGTTTCTACCCACTTCCATGTAGGAATAAGCCAAAGCTCAATGTTTTTAAAATGGCAGATGATTATTTCTTACAAGTGTTGGCAGAAGCTAAAGTATTGTTTGAACAAGGGCAACGAATCTATTTTGACAAAGGTCATGATGAAGATATCGAGATTTTAGAAATAGCTACTAAGTACCAGGAAGAAGCTAAGGTTGAAGATCCAGTACGTGACTTGATTATTAAGTATCTAGATATGGAAGTCCCAGCAGATTGGGATGAAGCTAGAACCTGGAATAAAAGACAATATTATAAGAACTATCCTAAGGGTATTGATGATGATATACTCAAACACTTTGCAATGAGAGATAGACTTATATATTTAGAAAGTGTATTGACTGCGGACATATTAGAAGTTGTTTTTGAAAAGGATAGTGAAGATATGTTGAAAATTGGTTCGGGTTCAGAAGCTAAAAAGATTTCTTTAATCATTGAGAACATAGATGGTTGGGAAAAGAAACAACTAACTAATAGAAATAGAAGACGTGGTTTCTATAATAAAAATCATGCAAATAAAAATATTAATAAGTAA